A section of the Spirosoma pollinicola genome encodes:
- a CDS encoding sensor protein KdpD: protein MNPNDQNAEHFLNLLRQSRRGKFKVYIGMSAGVGKSYRMLQEAHALLRAGIDVKIGFIETHNRAETQSLIAGLPIIPRRTLFYKGRELDELDLQAVVNLHPELVIVDELAHTNIPGSKNEKRWQDVVEILEAGINVISAVNIQHIESLYSSVRGITGIDVTERVPDRILQMADEVVNIDLTADELITRLKDGKIYDRAKVQTALSNFFQPEKILQLRELALREVATAVERKIETSVPSNLKAKPERFMAAISSNHEIARHVIRKTARLAAYYNSRWFVLYVQTPSESSDRIKLDLQRHLINNLKLATELGAEVIQVKDRNIVNSIMAEVEKRNVTTVCIGKPHLTLIQIILRTNAFNQLLTKLSGSNTDLIILS, encoded by the coding sequence ATGAACCCGAACGACCAGAACGCCGAGCATTTTCTGAACCTTCTCCGCCAGTCCCGGCGGGGGAAGTTCAAGGTTTATATTGGGATGAGTGCAGGCGTGGGTAAATCATACCGGATGTTGCAGGAAGCGCATGCGTTGCTACGGGCTGGAATCGACGTAAAAATCGGATTCATCGAAACGCACAACCGAGCCGAAACACAGTCACTTATTGCGGGACTTCCCATCATTCCACGCCGTACGTTGTTTTATAAAGGGCGCGAACTGGATGAACTGGACTTACAGGCCGTCGTCAACCTGCATCCCGAACTGGTCATTGTTGATGAACTGGCGCATACCAACATTCCCGGCTCGAAAAACGAGAAACGCTGGCAGGATGTCGTCGAGATCCTGGAAGCTGGTATCAATGTCATTAGCGCCGTGAACATTCAGCATATCGAAAGCCTGTACTCGTCGGTTCGCGGCATTACGGGCATCGACGTGACCGAGCGGGTACCCGACCGGATTTTGCAAATGGCCGATGAGGTGGTAAACATCGACCTGACCGCCGACGAACTGATTACCCGGCTCAAAGACGGAAAAATTTATGATCGGGCGAAGGTGCAAACCGCGCTGAGTAATTTCTTTCAGCCCGAAAAGATTCTGCAGCTGCGCGAACTGGCGCTACGTGAGGTAGCCACGGCCGTTGAGCGCAAGATTGAAACGTCGGTACCATCCAATTTGAAGGCCAAGCCGGAGCGGTTTATGGCGGCTATCAGTTCCAATCATGAGATTGCCCGGCACGTTATTCGCAAAACCGCCCGGCTGGCGGCTTATTATAACTCGCGCTGGTTTGTGCTGTATGTGCAAACACCCTCCGAAAGCTCTGACCGTATTAAACTCGATCTGCAACGCCATTTAATTAACAATCTCAAACTGGCAACCGAACTTGGCGCAGAGGTTATTCAGGTGAAAGACCGTAACATTGTTAACAGCATCATGGCCGAAGTTGAGAAACGAAACGTGACAACGGTCTGCATTGGAAAGCCGCACCTTACACTCATTCAAATCATCTTGAGAACCAATGCCTTCAATCAGCTTCTCACCAAACTGTCGGGGTCCAATACCGACCTGATTATACTATCCTAA
- a CDS encoding sensor histidine kinase, which produces MTIKSKIAAALAFMFAIVITLGGLGAYYLNELSNDSQAILKDNYISLEYASNMQKALAMITNPVEKDPEGIPEFDRNLKKQEANVTEVGEKEATVKLRQEFSRLRSGANDPLVIAHVQQQLFTLDDLNRQAIVRKNEVAKQTAKDALSWLAVVGTVCFLVLFSFIINFPGYVANPVRELTRGIKQVAKRNFEERLHIDSSDEFGDLARSFNSMAQKLDEYEHSNLARVLFEKRRIDTLIRIMSEGIVGMDENKRILFANPVACRLLGVQESQLLGQYAPDVAASNDLMRTLIQDVMTGNATESERNGFLKIYDQGVDEPGKESYFNRRTHTVEVTRTGEEQPQLAGYVMVLENITPYKELDLAKTNFIATISHELKTPLSSSKMSLKLLEDSRVGELNDEQKALLANVGDDINRLLNLTGELLNMAQVESGQIQLNIQPVAPADIVNYATNALRVAAENKHISLAVKAPETLTVVLADPDKASWVLVNFLSNAIRHSPADGVIEIEARQVDAFVEFRVRDHGSGIRPEHQNRVFDRYFKAPGITGNGNGSTLGGTGLGLAISSEFIQSMNGQIGLDTTVTDGAAFFFRLPIDQELVNTRR; this is translated from the coding sequence ATGACTATCAAAAGCAAAATAGCAGCCGCTCTGGCCTTTATGTTCGCCATTGTTATAACCCTGGGCGGTTTGGGAGCATATTATCTGAATGAGCTATCCAACGATTCGCAGGCGATTTTGAAAGACAATTACATCTCGCTCGAATATGCCAGCAATATGCAAAAGGCATTGGCGATGATTACCAATCCAGTTGAGAAAGACCCGGAAGGTATACCCGAGTTTGATCGGAACCTGAAAAAACAGGAGGCTAATGTAACTGAAGTGGGCGAGAAGGAAGCCACCGTAAAACTGCGCCAGGAGTTTAGTCGATTACGAAGTGGCGCCAATGACCCGCTCGTCATTGCGCATGTCCAGCAGCAGCTCTTTACGCTCGATGACCTTAACCGACAAGCAATTGTCCGTAAGAACGAGGTGGCCAAGCAAACGGCTAAAGATGCTCTCTCATGGTTGGCTGTTGTTGGTACAGTGTGTTTTTTAGTCCTGTTTTCGTTCATAATCAACTTTCCAGGTTATGTAGCCAATCCCGTTCGCGAGCTAACGCGGGGTATCAAACAGGTCGCCAAACGAAATTTTGAAGAGCGATTGCATATTGATTCCAGCGATGAGTTCGGCGATTTAGCCCGATCCTTTAACTCAATGGCGCAAAAGCTGGACGAATATGAACACTCAAATCTGGCGCGGGTGCTGTTCGAAAAGCGCCGTATCGACACACTCATTCGGATTATGAGCGAAGGCATTGTGGGCATGGATGAGAACAAGCGCATTTTGTTTGCCAACCCGGTGGCCTGCCGGTTGCTGGGTGTTCAGGAGTCGCAATTGTTGGGGCAGTATGCGCCAGATGTAGCCGCGTCGAATGACCTGATGCGTACACTTATTCAGGATGTTATGACTGGAAACGCGACAGAGTCCGAACGAAATGGTTTCCTGAAAATATATGATCAGGGTGTGGATGAACCCGGTAAAGAAAGTTATTTCAACCGGCGGACGCATACCGTTGAGGTGACCCGAACCGGCGAAGAGCAACCTCAACTGGCGGGTTATGTGATGGTTCTGGAAAACATAACGCCCTACAAAGAGCTTGATCTGGCCAAAACCAACTTCATCGCTACCATATCGCACGAGCTTAAAACCCCGCTATCAAGCAGCAAAATGAGCCTTAAGTTATTGGAAGACAGTCGAGTAGGGGAGTTAAATGACGAACAAAAAGCGCTTCTTGCCAATGTTGGCGACGACATAAACCGGCTGCTTAATCTAACCGGCGAATTGCTCAACATGGCCCAGGTTGAATCGGGGCAGATTCAACTGAATATTCAACCCGTTGCTCCGGCCGACATTGTCAATTACGCTACGAATGCCCTTCGGGTAGCTGCCGAAAATAAACACATTTCACTGGCGGTAAAGGCTCCCGAAACGTTGACTGTTGTGCTTGCCGACCCCGACAAGGCATCCTGGGTACTGGTCAACTTTCTTTCCAATGCCATCCGGCACAGTCCTGCCGATGGTGTTATTGAGATAGAGGCCCGGCAAGTTGATGCATTCGTTGAATTTCGGGTGCGCGATCATGGCTCGGGTATCCGGCCCGAACACCAGAACAGGGTATTTGATCGCTATTTTAAAGCGCCCGGTATAACTGGAAATGGTAATGGATCTACACTTGGAGGAACAGGCCTTGGCCTGGCGATTTCGAGCGAATTTATTCAGAGTATGAATGGTCAAATTGGTCTGGATACGACCGTTACGGATGGAGCCGCTTTCTTTTTTCGACTGCCCATCGACCAGGAGTTGGTGAATACGCGTAGATAA
- a CDS encoding ThuA domain-containing protein: MNRISTVAFVCLFLSLIIPTHSHSQSVNWKKVKVLVFTKNGKGYVHDNIPNAVLCIQKLGKENGFSVDVSDQPVVFSEDNLKKYTLLVFPSTNNDVFDTDAQRLAFRRYIEAGGGFVGIHSVMGTERNWTWFKRMIGGTFAWHPKFQKFTVEVIDTKNTSMQGLPKVWQKEDEFYFTKDMSPGPTVIMANDLTTLNDEPEKVKQFEGSYTKLYPSAWYYNFDGGYTWCTTLGHAKTDYESDATFIKHIFQGIRYVAGQVTKIDYNKAYADSRDTPIR, encoded by the coding sequence ATGAATCGAATCAGTACAGTCGCCTTTGTTTGTTTATTCCTGAGTTTGATCATCCCGACTCATAGCCACAGCCAATCGGTTAACTGGAAAAAAGTGAAGGTGCTGGTTTTTACCAAAAATGGCAAAGGCTACGTTCACGATAATATTCCCAATGCCGTTCTGTGCATTCAAAAGCTTGGTAAGGAAAATGGGTTCTCCGTCGATGTGTCCGACCAGCCAGTTGTCTTTTCTGAAGATAATCTGAAAAAGTACACCCTTCTTGTTTTTCCCAGTACTAACAACGACGTGTTCGATACTGATGCCCAGCGGCTGGCTTTCCGGCGGTATATTGAAGCGGGAGGTGGATTTGTTGGTATCCATTCGGTAATGGGTACGGAGCGAAACTGGACCTGGTTCAAGCGCATGATCGGTGGTACATTTGCCTGGCACCCTAAATTTCAGAAATTTACGGTTGAGGTGATCGACACCAAAAACACGTCGATGCAGGGCTTGCCCAAGGTCTGGCAAAAGGAAGATGAGTTTTACTTTACGAAGGATATGTCGCCCGGACCGACGGTGATTATGGCCAATGATTTGACCACGCTCAACGACGAGCCCGAGAAAGTGAAACAGTTCGAAGGTTCCTATACAAAGCTGTACCCATCGGCCTGGTATTATAATTTCGATGGCGGCTATACCTGGTGTACAACCCTCGGCCATGCCAAAACAGATTACGAAAGCGACGCTACGTTTATCAAACACATCTTTCAGGGCATCCGTTACGTAGCCGGGCAGGTCACGAAAATCGACTATAACAAAGCCTACGCCGATTCAAGGGATACACCCATCCGGTGA
- a CDS encoding RNA polymerase sigma factor, translated as MTLQDEFIEQIQKHQALLNKLVFLYADQTEDRHDLHQEILLQAWRSYPTFRGEAKFSTWLYRVGLNVSLTKLNDKKQQLSAELEDTIQSPPASFESDDHLRHILQQFNTLDRTLLVMSMDGYTNDEIAETLGIRSGNVRTKLHRLRQKIETLWV; from the coding sequence TTGACGCTACAGGACGAGTTTATCGAACAGATACAAAAACACCAGGCGTTACTCAACAAACTGGTGTTTCTGTATGCTGATCAGACCGAAGACCGGCACGACCTGCATCAGGAGATTTTACTACAGGCCTGGCGGTCGTATCCTACTTTTCGGGGAGAGGCCAAATTCTCGACCTGGCTCTACCGGGTTGGCTTAAATGTGTCTTTGACCAAACTCAATGATAAAAAACAGCAACTGTCTGCTGAACTGGAGGATACTATTCAGAGTCCGCCAGCTTCGTTTGAGTCCGATGATCACCTTCGGCACATACTCCAGCAGTTTAACACACTGGATAGAACCCTGCTTGTGATGAGTATGGACGGTTATACAAACGACGAAATCGCGGAGACACTAGGCATCAGATCAGGCAATGTACGCACGAAACTGCATCGACTCCGCCAAAAAATAGAGACACTATGGGTCTGA
- a CDS encoding SMP-30/gluconolactonase/LRE family protein, producing MNNYIRSGFMVAIFLTVSGKLFSQSTTMPEVATETIIAPNATLQKISSQFKFTEGPAADKTGAVYFTDQPNDKIWKYDVDGKLSLYMDKTGRSNGMYFDKKGNLITCADEKNEIWSISPDKKITVLFTDFQGHKVNGPNDLWISPKGDIYFTDPYYQRDYWERKAPEIDGQKVYFLAKGKKEAVIVDADLKQPNGIVGTPDGKHLFVADIRDNKTYKYDIQADGSLKNRQLYVSQGSDGMTLDDKGNLYLTGKGVTVYGPDRVKIETIPVPAGWVGNICFGGKDRSMLFITASDSVFTLQTKVKGAK from the coding sequence ATGAACAATTACATCCGGTCCGGATTTATGGTGGCAATCTTCCTGACTGTATCCGGGAAGCTATTTAGCCAATCGACTACTATGCCAGAGGTTGCTACAGAAACCATTATTGCGCCGAACGCCACACTTCAGAAAATTTCCAGCCAGTTTAAATTTACCGAAGGCCCGGCCGCCGATAAAACCGGAGCCGTTTACTTTACAGACCAGCCTAACGATAAAATCTGGAAGTATGATGTTGATGGCAAGCTGTCACTTTATATGGACAAAACGGGCCGCTCCAACGGCATGTATTTCGACAAAAAAGGAAATCTGATTACCTGCGCCGACGAAAAAAACGAGATATGGTCTATTAGCCCGGATAAAAAAATTACCGTTCTGTTTACCGATTTTCAAGGGCACAAGGTAAATGGTCCCAATGATTTGTGGATTTCTCCTAAGGGTGATATCTACTTCACCGACCCGTATTACCAGCGCGATTACTGGGAGCGGAAAGCTCCGGAAATCGACGGACAGAAGGTCTATTTTCTGGCTAAAGGTAAAAAAGAGGCAGTCATCGTTGATGCCGACTTAAAGCAACCCAACGGTATTGTTGGCACGCCCGATGGGAAGCACCTGTTTGTTGCCGACATTCGGGATAACAAGACGTACAAATACGACATACAGGCCGACGGCAGCCTGAAAAACCGCCAGCTTTACGTGAGCCAGGGCTCTGATGGTATGACGCTTGATGACAAGGGCAACCTCTACCTGACAGGTAAGGGTGTTACAGTATACGGCCCGGATCGGGTAAAAATTGAGACGATTCCGGTGCCTGCCGGTTGGGTTGGCAATATCTGTTTTGGTGGAAAAGACCGTAGTATGCTGTTTATTACGGCATCGGATTCGGTCTTTACGCTTCAAACGAAAGTAAAAGGGGCGAAATAA